The proteins below are encoded in one region of Oncorhynchus kisutch isolate 150728-3 linkage group LG14, Okis_V2, whole genome shotgun sequence:
- the hoxa5a gene encoding homeobox protein Hox-A5 has protein sequence MSSYFVNSFCGRYPNGADFQLHNYGDHSSANDQYRDSTTMHSSRQGYGYNGMDLTVGRGNGHFVANERAQGYSPNQSAPATTSSVEPSSYTQPASATGTAPLSPAPDPLRCSSSVTSSSPVSESQPQHRAIKNSITIPCATPSSNGGTLLNQECVSKASPLLEEDKPAGREQTTSQHFTDGAQPQIYPWMRKLHINHDSLTGPEGKRARTAYTRYQTLELEKEFHFNRYLTRRRRIEIAHALCLSERQIKIWFQNRRMKWKKDNKLKSMSMAAAGGVGYHRP, from the exons ATGAGCTCCTATTTTGTAAACTCATTCTGCGGTCGCTATCCCAATGGCGCCGACTTCCAGTTACATAATTATGGAGACCACAGCTCAGCAAACGACCAATACAGGGACTCAACGACCATGCATTCCAGCAGGCAAGGTTATGGTTACAACGGGATGGACCTCACTGTCGGTCGCGGTAATGGGCACTTTGTGGCCAACGAGCGGGCACAGGGCTACTCCCCGAACCAGTCGGCGCCGGCAACAACGTCCTCTGTCGAGCCATCCAGTTACACCCAGCCCGCGAGCGCCACTGGGACGGCGCCCCTCTCGCCTGCACCTGATCCGCTCCGGTGCTCCTCCTCTGTCACAAGCTCGTCTCCGGTCAGCGAGTCTCAACCGCAACACCGAGCCATAAAGAACTCCATAACTATCCCCTGCGCGACCCCGAGTTCGAACGGAGGCACGCTGTTGAACCAGGAGTGTGTGTCGAAAGCCTCCCCCCTCCTCGAGGAAGATAAGCCCGCTGGAAGAGAGCAGACAACTTCCCAACATTTCACCGACGGTGCCCAGCCTCAGATCTACCCCTGGATGAGGAAACTGCACATAAATCATG ACAGTCTCACTGGACCAGAGGGGAAGAGGGCGAGGACAGCATACACGCGCTACCAGACCCTGGAGCTCGAGAAAGAGTTCCATTTCAACCGGTATCTGACCCGCAGACGGAGGATCGAGATAGCGCACGCGCTCTGCCTATCAGAACGCCAGATCAAAATCTGGTTCCAGAACAGAAGGATGAAGTGGAAAAAGGACAACAAACTGAAAAGCATGAGCATGGCAGCGGCAGGGGGTGTAGGGTACCACCGTCCCTGA
- the hoxa4a gene encoding homeobox protein Hox-A4a — protein sequence MIMSSYLINSNYIEPSFPPCDEYQQNGYIPAPTEYYERPKDSGFPHHDEASYPRSNYTEPSYDYGNVPSNGLDDFTDRHQAQPQPIAQNHGPRLNPVPDSGVVEDVSKDCSLATESYPGGQKGKEPPVVYPWMKKVHVVNASYSGGVPKRSRTAYTRQQALELEKEFHFNRYLTRRRRVEIAHTMCLSERQVKIWFQNRRMKWKKDHKLPNTKIRSASSSSGAQQQQQIKTGTHQQLVPTPCAATL from the exons ATGATCATGAGTTCGTATTTGATAAACTCGAACTATATCGAACCTTCCTTTCCTCCATGCGACGAATATCAACAGAACGGATACATCCCCGCCCCTACTGAGTACTACGAACGGCCAAAAGATTCGGGCTTTCCCCATCATGACGAGGCGTCGTATCCGAGGTCAAACTACACAGAACCGAGCTACGACTACGGTAATGTCCCCAGTAATGGACTCGACGATTTTACCGACAGGCATCAGGCACAACCTCAGCCCATTGCCCAGAACCATGGCCCTCGCCTCAACCCAGTCCCAGACAGCGGTGTGGTGGAGGACGTCAGCAAAGACTGCAGCCTCGCTACTGAGTCGTATCCCGGTGGTCAGAAGGGCAAGGAACCGCCGGTGGTCTACCCCTGGATGAAGAAGGTCCATGTTG TCAATGCTAGTTACAGTGGAGGAGTGCCCAAGAGGTCCCGCACTGCCTATACCCGCCAGCAGGCTCTCGAGCTGGAGAAAGAATTCCACTTCAACCGCTACCTGACCCGACGCAGGCGCGTGGAGATCGCGCACACGATGTGCCTTTCCGAACGTCAGGTGAAGATATGGTTCCAGAACAGAAGGATGAAGTGGAAGAAAGATCATAAGCTTCCGAACACCAAGATCCGCTCTGCGAGCTCATCCTCGGGagcccagcagcagcagcaaatcAAAACTGGCACGCACCAGCAGCTCGTTCCCACGCCTTGCGCCGCGACCCTATAG